The sequence atttttaaaaaaacctttactgcaacttcggtttaaaaaaacacagcggaaacagcctgttgttagcctgtgcagctaaaaatcaaatagcagtatatgttttgtttgcaaacaagtttttatgacagtaggataaaaatctcttattccagactgaacaaaaacatcattagagccacatgtgtaaggatcgggtcaagttacaaaaacagaaattattgggacattatttgtatacatatcgtgaaattaggtaaaaaataatgaatacacttggagattttcaatacatgttgacgattgaACGAGATATCTATCTACATCTACATCtatctatttatatatatatattgaaataattttcgcttctgcaacttaagccgcactgatgtatgctcagcggcagggttaaaaaagtttatttcctgacgtgtgtacaatatatatatagctagctacaaccgtccacgaaaatatagctctctattcccccttaatgttaagaactgccaatttgtggctaagcaacgtaaacaattacacgtgacatacctgtatataaacatttactatctgcaaaatatctagctgaACATATGGCTCTCACCCCCTCTATAAAATTCAATGTTATAAAATACCCAACTTGACCTCGTAAGTGGGAAGGGAAGTATCTGTAGAATTATATATAGGTATGTACTTTTGCTGATTTCGCTAAACATTTTTTGCCCTTGAACTTTGGTCTAAAATTGGACCATTGTGGATTGTCGCTAGAACAAGCTATGTAATGGGACATTCCTAATCAGAGTAGAATTATATCACTTATATACTGTGTCATAAGTATAAGCTAGGTGGCCTATCTCATTGAAAATCTgtccaaaagaatttttctatgctagctatgtagataattttatgctagcctaattagctaattttatgccagCTAAGTAGTTAAATTTATGCTAGCTCTGTAgccagttttatgctagctagctgtatatgttatatgtttgttctattgctctattttatgccagccagctcagtcagtagttttatgctagctagccttaagtgtgagtgagaataagaaagagttcattacatgtaaaggaatagtgatatactagctagctaaaaacataccctttcttcgttttcttgaacaagcccttccgtcagctgcgatatagcttagattaacgaaagtttgagtttgaggcgctatgtgtccgagaaaaaagtcatgtgatattagtaaaattaatatgtgtatcacgtggctaaaaattgtaggcaaacttaatctcaactggaaacagCACTATTTACGcttggttaaaaaacaacaaaaactccatcgccgtgctaaaaacatattgtctcgcttactaaaaaatgtaattaagaatgaccatattaaatCGCTGGATTACTGTGATCCTTTGgacgaaattttaatatttccataGTAACCATGATAATTgggatgtatagggacgaaatcctatatactctccaccgtacttacatttcctttatatttggcttatataatgaggaaataggctccgcttctctccgcaaaaatcgatcacatggttaccggattcatgccattacaaaataatgaatgagggagagtatccgtagctgtgtttccatcgtaatgcttttacAAATGTAtcaaatcaatatagaaagagttgcggagaggttgccaaggcaaaggcattaagcacggcaaggaaagggcaaaggcaggcaaggaaacaagaagaggaatcaggaaggcaggggtgggtaaggcatgggaggcacaggcaaggacatagtaggcaggcaccagaaaaggcataggaagggtaggcaaagaaaggcacggtcagtgctggcaaggaaatggaacggcaaggcaggggtgcatgactttaatagaaaatatccaccttacaactcaaaaattgtgtatactcaatatatctaagataagtatcatattagtccaggagtatagaaagtattgaggtgcaaatatttcaaattcaatatctcaaaaaaaagtctcaaatttatctcagctcaatatacagtgaatcatgttagcagaattatgtgccattacaagtatttaaacaatcggtcataacgccatatgattttttgataaatctgagattaacttgattccaatgacaacaacattaaaaagtcaagatatggaaataatcagagaagtccacgagaaaggcaaaaaaaatttaaaaaacgccttttttagtttcttgtgcctaccaggtatgtcaacacaaaactttttaccataaagtgatagatctattacaaaaaacaaagcacttttgggctctataaatgaaagtgataaatgtatgcaactccccccccctctacaactcaaagattacctattatatgaaagcctggttgttgtaggtgcaagataattatgtttttcctagccctgtccaggattcgaacctggatttctcatttgcatgagtgtcatagccattagaccagcagggcataaatatatatatatacaaaactttacaggtgaacattatatacacttaggaacttacagcacacagcctagttaattaaccttttgagaaatgctggttaagccacaagtaactgtgttacctggcgtaaaACGCTTGGTGGAACAGTTAATACAAATtgaaaactgtaccacacattcaggtggagcgccttagtacagatgtgcagtatatcgtaaatcgagtgaaacacacaacatttaaggtgtttcgggtgtaattatatttatcctttagcttgaataaaaacacaatttacatattgtgccatgtcatagcgaaaacagtcagcaaaccttttttatttttcacaaaatgttcccggtaaaacttaaaatatatgtactttaatctgtggtgcgccattagtataggtaaaaaaaccctttcaaaaaaactttagcacaacttctgttaaatagaaacacaggtaatagcttgtcgttaacactaggctgagtgattagtacagatatactgtggcgcacatATACGTTTCGACATAATATCCCTTTCTGAAAAATATCctaactttggttcaaataaacagacagtaaacaccctgttgttatcctacacagctaaaacagtcattcagcaattttattttgcggaaaagtttttgtaacatttaaaaataaaaacatagtttaAAACCTGTTATTACACTCCTAAAGCaaaaagaatcctgcaatagTTGATGGGAAAAGTTCTTGTGCAAGATCAAACATTAATCGTAAAATCGGAtagccgtaatacatttttccaaaaaactttactgcaacttcggttaccctgcatgacaataaaaaattcttatttccaACTGAgcagaaactttaaaataatagcaATTAATTAGACTATTgagaaattaaataagaaatacatgtttcaatacatgttgatgattgCACGAGAACAGcttgtcaaaatttaaaaaacctctTAACAGAAAACGTAGACGTTGatgttaaagttagaatttaaaaCGCCTGGGTAATAACAAATGCagatgttgaaaaattaaataataaaacaggtatgttgcacatccatataggtttaataccatttcaaacCAGACATAATCAACATTcaatgtggcacagtttacaaaacgtataaatcgcgccaggtgttatagttacttgtgactaaaccagattagcttaaacttctgttaaatagaaacacaggtaacagcttgttgttaacacagggctgagtgatttgtacaggtagctatactgtttcgcacatacgtttcggcacaatacccatttctaaaaaactatcctaacttcagttcaaacaaacagacagttaacaacctgttcttatcctacgcagctaaaacaattttatatactttgtggaaaattttgtaacatttaaaaataaaaatacagtttataacctgtttttaccttctCTAAGCTAAAAACCCCCGCAATATTTAATGGAAAAAGTTTctgttaaagattaaaaattaaacacggcactatgattgagtgtatcaTCTCACTCATTGTGTAGTATATgtagagctatagctagctatagccagaaaatctatttctttgtagctagctagttttatactagccattatgatattgcttgatcttttttatgctattagctagctagctctttaattcaagtagctctagctagctatttaagttctattattattccagctcagtcagtagttttatgctagctagccttaggtgtgaatgagaataagaaagggttcattacataccctttctttcttcgcgttcttgaacataacaagcccttctgtcagttgcgatatggcttagattgagtttgaggcgctatgtgtccgagaaaatgtcatgtgatgttagtaaaagtgatttatgtATCACGTGGCCAAAAAGTGTAGCCAGATTTAACCTAAACTGGAAACGGCACCATTTACGCTtggtaccatatttaaaaaacaacaaaaactccttCGCCGTGCTATAAACaagttgtctcgcttactaaaaaatgtactagagaatgaccatattaaatTGCTGGATTACTGTGATCCTTTGgacgaaattttaatatttccataGTAACCATGATAATTtggatgtatagggacgaaatcctatatactctccaccgtacttacatttcctttatatttggcttatataatgaggaaataggctccgctacgctccgtgcgctgacgcgcactccgcttctctccgcaaaaagttccgaacatgataaatcagataaatcaatcgaagtttctgtgttattctttattatttaaactttttaactcACTGAAATCAAacttctttgcaacactgaccacttcttgttgttgtttctgaaggAGGGACAACTTTGCCTTGCTAGCTATCTTACTTATTGATTAGCTgctttttgcggagagaagcggagagCGCGTcagcgcacggagcgtagcggagcctatttcctcattatataagccaaatataaaggaaatgtaagtacggtggagagtatataggatttcgtccctatacatccaAATTATCATGGTTACtatggaaatattaaaatttcgtcCAAAGGATCACAGTAACCCAGCAATTTAATATGGTCATTATCTagtacattttttagtaagcgagacaacttGTTTATAGCACGGCGAAGgagtgtttgttgtttgttaaaactcaaactttcgttaatcATTGTTCAAGAAAAGGAAGTTGAGACTAAGTTAGTTCTAACCACGTGATTCATAAGTCACTttgactaatatcacgtgactttttctcggataacatagcgcctcaaactcaaactttcgttaatctaagctatatcgAAACTTCTGGAaggttattttcaagaaaacgaagaaagggtatgtttagctcgctagtatatcactattttttacatgtaatgaacccattcttattctcactcacacctaaagctagctagcttaaaactacagatttagatagaataataatagaacttagatagcatatactagatagtataaaaaagagcaaacagtaCCTATGGTTAGCACAAAACTAGCTACaaggctagcataaaattaactacttagttggggtaaaactaccaatgtatctagcataaaattagctattttagcTGGCATTAAATCAGCAAAATAGCATATCCTGGCAATTTTATACCAAAGATCAAGAACCAAAAAGTTAAGCAaagtcagcaaaagaacatagctagctagatattttgcagatagtgtGTTATGTTCTCACTCatgatcaatgtttatataaagGTATGTCACatgtaattgtttacgttgcttagccaTTAAAGGGCAGTTTTTAACATTGAGGGGAAATGGGAGAGCCATCTTttcgtggacgattgtagctagctatatatattgtacacacatctggaaataaacttttttaaccctgccggtGAGCATACATCATgcggctcaagttacagaaacgaaaattatttcaatatattactgaggctttttaaattctgaaaagcGGTTCTCgtgcaatcgtcaacatgttttgaaaatcttcaaatatattcattatatatatatttcttatttaatttccttatatgtatatatacaaataatgtcttgatatataatttctttttctgtaacttgacctgAACTTTACACCAATGCTGGATATCATGTTTAAGTCCAGCTCTAGCTAGGTACCAAGCTAGCCTAATTTATTGCTATACTTTTGAAGTTTCTGTTCAGTTtggaataagagctttttattctaatgtcatgaaaacttgtacTAAGGCGCAGTTTACAATTTATATTAATTGGTCCACCAAGCgtttaacacagttacttgaccagcatttctcaaaaggttaattaactagggctgtgtgctgtaaattcctaagtgtatataatattcacctgtaaagtttcgtatatatatatatttatgccctgctggtctaatggctatgacactcatgcaaatgagagattcaggttcaaatcctggacagggctaggaaaaacataattatcttgcacctacaacaaccaggtattCATATATGATATATGCTATATATTgagtataataggtaatctttgagttgtagagggGGGAGTTACATACATTCATCACTTTAATTTATAGAGCCCACAAatgctttgtttttgtaatagatctgtcactttttgttaaaaagttttgtgttgatgaacctggtaggcacaagaaaccaaaaaagacttttttactaaaaaataatgcttttCTAGTTGACTTCTCTAATCATTTCTCtaccttgactttttaatgttgttagaGTTAGTAAAAATCCATATTCCCAAATTCATTTGAACCAAGTTGACTTTTAATCTCAAATTTATCAATATATAcatgatttttttgtcattatggccaattgtttaaattcttatattggcacataattctgctaagatgATTCACTCTATATTGATCTTGTAACAAATTTAATGCCATTTTTTAGGTATTGAACTTGAACTATTTGTACCTCAATATGTTCTCTACTCCTAGACTAATATGAtacctttgccgtgccctttccttgctaCCCCTGTCCTACCCCtgtcttgcctacccctgccttgctgattcctcttcctgtttccttgcctgcctttgccgtgccctttccttgccgtgcttaatgcctttgccttggcaacctctccgcaacactttctatactggttTTCAAACAGTTAGCCGTTTTATTATGGAGACAGTATCAGATCTAGacaattagaatacctaaattttcagaatttcccctttcatgctttaaatttaattatctccatagtgcttcaactatcttcaactattttcaactatcacaatgagCATTCTCCCCCGTTGGGTTTTTTAACTTATAATAtgcaatattttgttttgttttgtctggtTTCTAATAGCGAATAtaatagaagaaaattaaatctaagtgGAGAAAGTGATATAGATTTTTTACGCGTGGgcacttttttaaacagaaccaAAATTTCAGATCTTTCAGATAAATTAGTTTCACACAAACATTTTGTGACGGTCTGCTTATTAGACGggaataagagatcaacaagatcGTTAAATATGGAGGCtaggaaaaaaacaataaattcaaGATAGTGAAGtaccattatttttatttctagtaggttttatatcctcaaattttcaggaaaggcataactccgtctgaactttgaaataaaaataaaaaatgtgtatgttAATTGTTTTCgataagggtgattacgcgccttaaAGTCAACAGCCATAGCAACTATAATCTATAATCAAGGGCGACTTCGATTAAGCTATCTTTAAAACTCCGGTGAATTCAATTAAAGGAAGGTCTTCCAGCGGAGAGCGCATTTAACGTAAAACTTCCAAGGAATGTCGGAGAAAAGAGGTAACAAATCCACAATGACAATTTATTTACTATTCAGTGCGTAATACAAAGTTatagatatattttaaaaaacacgtttattttttttgattgggCAGTTAATTGGAGTTATCCCCTACGGGGTCCAGCAAAGCAGTACCATTCACCGTAACATTTGCTTCCATATGTGCTGCAGCAGGTATGAAGCTTTTTTCGCAATATTTTGGAAGCACCTTTGATGACCTTGCCATGCTTCTTAATAAGTTTCCTTACTTTTTTAGCAGTTCTTCTTAACCATCCTCGACGTCGGCGTCGGCGAGACGATCGTCGTCGACGTCGGCGTCCCCATCCAGGGTCTCTCATTTCTTTATCTTCGGATAACATGTCAAAATCATCCTCGTCTTCATCGTGGGTTAACAACTCAGCTAGCTCATCTATGAAAAAGGTTTTGCATAAAAGCGCTGAAGCAAAGTCTGATATACTTAAGGAAGTATTAGATGTGGAAACGTTATGATATAGGGACTTCAGTTTTCTTATTAAATTTTGGTAGTTTATAAAACCTAGGTCAGAGAGTAAAAAGAGTAAAAAGAATAAATTTCAACCTTTACTCATTTCATTAAATATTCCTTTTTCGTCTTCCGTCAATTCTGCTTGGAATCGATCATCTTGAACTGCATCGGATACCGATTCTAGATCCAAAAAGTCGACTTTAAATTCTTCTTCTTGTTGTTCATACGCACCTAAAGAAATGTTTGCTGCTGCTATTAAAGATCGTAgtcaaacaataaaaaacaagcaattttcttttttcgttcCATAGGAACTTACATGTGGTCTTTTTAAACTATGAATCAACTTACTGCACAAAACCAAACaagttaaaagcaaaacaaccAACTTCATTTTGAAGAAAACcttttttcgttgttttttctTGCTGTCTTCCTTCTTCTTGCCTCTCTGTCTTCTGCAGTAAAAATGGGACCTTTTATAgggaacattttattttcattctatTTTTAGATAATAACTGttgattaaaaaaatgcaaaatagatGACAGCGTAGATAGTACACAACCATTTAGTTTCCAACGTActttttatatacatattattTATCTCCCATAAAGATATAGAACTTTCTAACAGCATAAAAGGCTATTATTGCGAAAAAGAGCAACAAGGAAGTCAGTACCAAAGGAGGAGAACaaagtttttgaatttttaaatgaaagcaTCCTCTTCCCAGGATGCTTATTTATAACACTAGTAATAAGAAATGAGGAGGCTATTCTGAGTTAATAATCGTACTAAAAGAAAGGATGCAATAGCAATTCTGTTAGGGAAATAGTACAGAGTGAAAAAATCACTTGATGTAGAGGGTCAAAAGAACAACGTGGTTAACTACCTAGCTAAAATGTTGAAGTAGCCACATAGACAGTTGGATGCAACGAAATTTTCAGTAGTTAGCTGGGTGTTTCTGATGTTAAGTGTAGTTAGGTAGCTACACCCGCAAATCTGGGT is a genomic window of Hydractinia symbiolongicarpus strain clone_291-10 chromosome 14, HSymV2.1, whole genome shotgun sequence containing:
- the LOC130624981 gene encoding uncharacterized protein LOC130624981, encoding MKLVVLLLTCLVLCSAYEQQEEEFKVDFLDLESVSDAVQDDRFQAELTEDEKGIFNEMSKDELAELLTHDEDEDDFDMLSEDKEMRDPGWGRRRRRRSSRRRRRRGWLRRTAKKVRKLIKKHGKVIKGASKILRKKLHTCCSTYGSKCYGEWYCFAGPRRG